TGGTGCTTTCGAAATATCCGGCCTCGTTCAGGGTATCGGTGTGGATGCAGACCTGAACATCGTAGGCATCCGCCACCTGGAGACAGGTATGGATGGCGGCAGGAGTGCTGCCCCAGTCCTCATGCAGCTTCATACCGATGGCTCCGGCCCGGATTTGTTCTTCCAGGGGGGCGGGGGAAGCGCAGTTGCCCTTGCCGAGAAAGCCGAAATTCATGGGAAAGGCTTCCACCGCCTCCAGCATTTTTTGCAGATTGAATTCCCCGGGGGAGCAGGTGGTGGCATAGGTGCCCACGGCGGGGCCGACGCCGCCGCCGATCATGGTGGTCATTCCGGCGTAAAGGGAGGTTTCCACCTGTTGGGGGCAGATGTAATGGACATGGGTATCCACTCCGCCAGCGGTGACGATTTTGCCTTCCGCCGATACCACTTCCGTTCCGGCGCCCACTACCAGGGCCGGGTGTACCCCATCCATGATGTCTGGATTGCCCGACTTGCCGATGGCGACGATCTTGCCTTCCTTGATGCCGATATCGGCCTTGACGATGCCCCAGTAGTCCAGAATCAGGGCATTGGTGAGCACCATGTCCAAAGCCCCGTTTTTGTTGGTCATGGCGGTGTTTTGCCCCATCCCGTCCCGGATGGTTTTACCGCCGCCGAATTTCATTTCGTCCCCGTAGGTGGTGTAGTCCCGCTCCACTGCGATGAACAGATCGGTATCGCCAAGGCGCACCTTGTCGCCCGTGCTGGGGCCGTACATGGCCGCATATTCCTGACTTGAAAGTTCCACGCTCATGCTGATTGCTCCTCTAGAAAGCCAGCGCTCCGGGCTTTATCCAGCGCCCGGGGCAGGGAATCGGGATGGGTCTGACCGTCAGTTAGCCGGTTTAAACCGAACACCGCACCCTTGCCCCCGATCCGCACCAGGTGAACCTCTTTGCGTTCCCCTGGCTCGAAACGAATGGCGGCGCCGGAGGGAAGGTCAGGGCGAAAACCAAAGGCTGCTTGACGGTCGAAGGCGAGGAAGCGGTTGGCTTCAAAAAAATGGAAGTGGGAACCCACCTGGATGGGGCGGCTGCCCCGGTTTTCCACGGACAGGCATCGAGTTTCCTGCCCCTGATTCAAGATGCGTGGGGTGTTTCCACAAATGACTTCGCCGGGTTTCATGATGATTTCCTTCTGATTCAGCGGATGGGGTGGTGGACGGTGACTAGCTTGGTGCCATCATCAAAGGTGGCCTCCACCTGGACTTGACGGAGCATTTCCGCCACCCCGTCCATGACCTGCTCCCGGCTTACCAGGGTGGCGCCTAGGCTGACCGCTTCCTTGACGGTCTTGCCTTCCCTGGCCATTTCCATGACCTCTGAGGCAATCAGGGCGATGGCTTCCACGTAGTTCAGTTTCAGCCCCTTCTCTCGACGCTCCTTGGCCAGATTGCCAGCCGTGTGCAACATCAGTTTTTCCAATTCCCTGGGGGTGAGATGCATGTCTGTGGCTCCCTGCTTGACTGAAGATGAAGCAGAGTATGAAGAAAATAAAAAACGTATTACATACGCGAGATGGCGTAGATGGGGCGAGATAAAAGGGGGCGGAGGCTCAATGGAAATAAAAAAAGCCGCCCCTTCGCTAAAAGGCGCGGCGGAAAAGGGGGGAAGCCGCAAGCACCCCCCCGAGGGTTGGGGAAGAAGCTAGCTAGCCTGGGGCGGGCAGGTGTTGGCCTGTTCCCGGAGTTCCCGAGCGGCGGCCACCATGTTGACCAGGGCGGGCAGGACTTCCTGCCATTGGCGGGTTTTCAGGCCGCAGTCCGGATTTACCCAGAGCCGCTCCCGGGGAATTCGCTGGGCGGCCCGGTTTATCAAGTCCTCCATGGCCTCCCGGGTAGGGATGCGGGGGGAGTGGATGTCATAGACTCCTGGACCGATGGCGTTGGGGTAGCGGAAGTTCTCGAAAGCCTCCAGCAATTCCATGTGGGA
This sequence is a window from Azospira inquinata. Protein-coding genes within it:
- the ureB gene encoding urease subunit beta, with the translated sequence MKPGEVICGNTPRILNQGQETRCLSVENRGSRPIQVGSHFHFFEANRFLAFDRQAAFGFRPDLPSGAAIRFEPGERKEVHLVRIGGKGAVFGLNRLTDGQTHPDSLPRALDKARSAGFLEEQSA
- the ureA gene encoding urease subunit gamma, with amino-acid sequence MHLTPRELEKLMLHTAGNLAKERREKGLKLNYVEAIALIASEVMEMAREGKTVKEAVSLGATLVSREQVMDGVAEMLRQVQVEATFDDGTKLVTVHHPIR